A window of the Helianthus annuus cultivar XRQ/B chromosome 4, HanXRQr2.0-SUNRISE, whole genome shotgun sequence genome harbors these coding sequences:
- the LOC110933769 gene encoding protein FAR1-RELATED SEQUENCE 5-like — translation MDMVFSSLDDCYSMYVKYAKECGFSVRKGTTKTNSKGVLHIKYYLCTRSGLYKDKKVDTLDPNQKDRVVRSNFSKRNNCGALLCILFEAGSWKVYKFVEGHNHDLVERPDKHFLPTERHLTQLQKHVIHSMSKLNLGPVKAFNVMKTCFGGCEDACASKVKFKNYKRQINLFIGEYDADMVVRHLNEKKHSQPNFSYDYFTDEENRLKGLFWCDDQAKLLMAFSYADTLWCLYHSLVGVRQCNSTNFKERICGVVWTDILTPEEFESEWEAVIAKFNLADNDWLSDIFAFRESWILAYN, via the exons ATGGACATGGTATTCTCAAGCCTCGATGATTGTTATTCAATGTATGTTAAGTATGCCAAGGAGTGTGGGTTTTCAGTCAGGAAAGGGACTACAAAGACAAACTCTAAAGGTGTCTTACATATTAAGTATTACTTGTGTACGAGATCTGGGTTATACAAGGACAAGAAGGTTGATACGTTGGACCCCAATCAAAAGGATCGAGTAGTGCGATCAAACTTTTCAAAGAGGAATAATTGTGGTGCACTGTTATGTATACTTTTTGAGGCTGGATCATGGAAGGTGTATAAGTTTGTCGAGGGGCATAATCATGATCTTGTTGAACGTCCTGATAAGCATTTTCTTCCAACTGAACGACACCTCACTCAGCTCCAGAAGCATGTTATACACAGCATGTCTAAGCTGAATTTGGGTCCCGTCAAggcgtttaatgttatgaagactTGTTTTGGCGGCTGTGAAGACGCTTGTGCAAGTAAAGTTAAATTTAAGAACTATAAGAGGCAAATTAACTTGTTTATAGGGGAATATGACGCCGATATGGTTGTGAGACATTTGAATGAAAAAAAACATTCCCAGCCTAATTTCTCGTATGATTATTTCACAGACGAAGAGAATCGTTTGAAGGGACTTTTTTGGTGCGACGATCAAGCCAAAC TTCTCATGGCGTTTTCATATGCAGATACTTTATGGTGTTTGTACCATTCACTG GTTGGTGTTAGACAATGCAATTCCACCAATTTTAAAGAACGTATTTGTGGTGTTGTGTGGACGGATATTCTCACACCTGAAGAGTTTGAATCAGAATGGGAAGCGGTTATCGCAAAGTTCAATTTAGCAGATAATGACTGGCTATCTGATATTTTTGCATTTAGAGAATCTTGGATCCTTGCATACAATTGA
- the LOC110933768 gene encoding protein FAR1-RELATED SEQUENCE 2-like — protein sequence MAGVYKDKKVDTLDPNQKERLVRSNFSKRTDCGALLCVIFEAGSWKVYKFVEEHNHDLVERPDKHFLPTERHLIQLQKHVIHSMSKLNLGLVKAFNVMKTCFGGFEDVGASKVEFKNYKRYAVVFVPFTGIDTHHCNVTFGAALLASETVDTYIWLLRVFLKAVGSQPKVVVTDQDPTMKMAISAVLVDTRHQLCMWHVMHKLSLKVGVRLCNSTNFKERICGVVWTDILSSEEFESEWEVVIGEFNLADNDWLSDIFALRVSWIPAYYRMEEQSSLMRTTSRSENKPSLYDVIEILFLAFFSLDIREFPKQYILNRWRKEASPNCSYEYSISREYMTELDPDVQSMMREIIFPTEYTLNRLSGNKEELSLYKDHVQSYMKKVQDMQIVSPPLVLGIELRRLSVNIKTTRIR from the exons atggctGGGGTATATAAGGACAAGAAGGTTGATACGTTGGACCCCAATCAAAAGGAACGCTTAGTGCGATCTAACTTTTCAAAGAGGACTGATTGTGGTGCACTGTTATGTGTAATTTTTGAGGCTGGATCATGGAAGGTCTATAAGTTTGTCGAGGAGCACAACCATGACCTTGTTGAACGTCCTGATAAGCATTTTCTTCCAACTGAACGACATCTCATTCAGCTCCAGAAGCATGTTATACACAGCATGTCTAAGTTGAATTTGGGTCTAGTTAAggcgtttaatgttatgaagactTGTTTTGGTGGTTTTGAAGACGTCGGTGCAAGTAAAGTTGAATTTAAGAACTACAAGAG ATACGCTGTGGTGTTTGTACCGTTCACCGGTATAGACACTCACCACTGCAATGTTACATTTGGTGCTGCATTATTGGCCTCAGAAACTGTTGATACGTATATTTGGTTGTTGAGAGTTTTTCTAAAAGCTGTTGGTtctcaaccaaaagttgttgtcactGACCAAGATCCAACAATGAAGATGGCTATTTCTGCTGTATTGGTTGACACAAGGCATCAATTATGCATGTGGCATGTGATGCATAAACTTTCTCTGAAG GTTGGTGTTAGGCTATGCAATTCCACCAATTTCAAAGAACGTATTTGTGGTGTTGTATGGACGGATATTCTTTCCAGTGAAGAGTTCGAATCAGAATGGGAAGTGGTTATCGGAGAGTTCAATTTAGCAGATAATGACTGGCTCTCTGATATTTTTGCACTCAGGGTATCTTGGATCCCTGCATACTATAGAATGGAAGAGCAGTCGAGCCTTATGCGAACGACATCGAGGTCGGAGA acaAACCTTCTCTGTATGACGTTATAGAGatattgtttttggcgtttttcag tttggACATTAGAgaatttccaaaacaatacattTTGAATAGATGGCGCAAAGAGGCTTCCCCAAACTGCTCTTATGAATACTCAATTAGTCGTGAATATATGACCGAGCTTGATCCCGATGTGCAAAGTATGATGCGAGAGATTATTTTTCCAACGGAGTATACTTTGAACCGTTTATCTGGTAACAAAGAGGAgctatccttatacaaggatcatgTTCAATCTTATATGAAGAAGGTTCAAGATATGCAGATTGTTTCTCCCCCTCTAGTACTAGGGATAGAGTTACGGAGATTATCGGTCAATATAAAAACGACAAGAATCCGATAA